Part of the Sorghum bicolor cultivar BTx623 chromosome 1, Sorghum_bicolor_NCBIv3, whole genome shotgun sequence genome, AACAACAACAGTTTATCTTGGTTCGGgcaaagaaggccctacgtccagcgggggaggagggggagagtttgtattatattGCACTAAATCGCTTGTATAGAGGTGAATACAAGTAGGAGAAGACGTGAGATTCTAAGTCCTCAAGGTCTTGCAGTATCCGATTAGGGTGTAAGCGATGTTGTGCATGCGAGCGTGGCTTTCTATCATATGAGCTTGCCCTGCTCTAAGCCCTAGTGTCCCCTTTTATAGGCCAAGGGGATGCACAGGGTTACACGGTGCTAGGGTAGGTTACGGTAGGGATGAGGACGTCGGTCAAACCGAGGCCTCCATACCGGTGTGGCTCGACGGGTCTTGTTGCGGTGTACTTGACGATGATGGCACGTGCGTTCCCTTGCGTGAGTTCGAGTTCCTGTTGGACATCTGGTAGTAGACATGTGCTTATACGCACGCGTATACAGCTCCTCAGGCGTCGCGTCGGGAGTTGTTGGAGCGCTGACCAATCTTGAGAGGTCTTTCCTAGAAGAGCATCCAATggcctcgaggaccgggcgGATTGGGCACGTTGCGTACAAGGAAGCGTTGACAATTATGCCGCGAGGGATCGTTCGACGGGATGTTACACCGGGCATGATAGAACTGTCTTGTATCTTTCCCCAACTTCCTAGGCAAAGCTGGTAAAAAGTGAGACATGGCGAGGGTACGACCCATCATCACAACTGCGGCCGCCATGGTGTTAGGTGGGAGCCTGTCAtgcgcatttaatgctctgcGATCCATACCTGGAGCGGGCACTCAAGATACGCTACGCGCTCGAGGCCGCGTTGTTCGCTCGACCCTAGTTTCATGATCGGGGGATACATGGGCTCGAGGCATGGTCGTTCGCTCGAGCCGTCTTCCATCATCGAGGCATAGGTCGAGCGACGCACTGGCAGCGTCTACTGTAAAAGCAGCGTATGTTGTCGATGCTTGCTCCTAGGTCAGCCCAGCgtgacttgggccttgtttagttccaaatttttttacaaaagtcAATTTcgaacaaactgtgtaattagtttttattttcgtctatatttaaaactccatgcatacatctaaagatttgatgtgacagggaatctgaaaaattttgcaaaagtttttgggaactaaacaaggccttgcgtGTTTGGCTTTTTTCTATTGATTGGCGTAGACGAAAAATGTTATCCATTAGGATTTATTTCCTTTGAGATATGAATGTGGGTAGCCCCTTATTGATATTCTCGACAAGACACAACCACCGTCACTGTAGACCAACGTCCAAAACCGCTTGAGTGGGTTTTTTTGACCGGTTTAAAAAGGTCAGAGGATAGAAAATCCGGTTTTATAGCTTATTAGGGGATAAAGTAGTCCGCCCTATATAGTTGAGGGGGTTACATAGAATTTTTTCACAAATTTACCCTTTGCCGAATTGTTTTGTTGTGTTTTTTTTGTGTTGGTGTTCGACATTGTGGGAGTGTTTGTTATGTTATTTCAGTTCAGTTTTTAAGGCGTTTTGCATTGGTGAAAAGTCAAACTTTGAAATGTTTAACTAGTTATATGGTTAGCAACTTTTAGCTATTGTAATAGAAAtgtaatataattatatttgtaaaaattataaatttataaacaatataataaaACAAATGAGTGATTAATGTATAATTTAGAAAACTGTGTTATACCAGAAGATGCTAGGTTGGAGAAAGTATTTTCTCACGCTTTATATGAAACTAGCAAATATGCATGTGCAACACACATATGTTTATTACTTCGATTAATAATATATTGTCAAAATTATATATGAATATgaaattatgaactaattatcTCTTGCTTTTGAGATAATAATATtatcttaaaatttttaaaaacaaAGAAGAAGTAAGCTTATGTGTCTGTTTTTCTAGCAAATGTGTTCGTGTGTTACAATGAGAATAAGTAAGCTCGTGTGTCAAATTAACAATATTTGCTCGTAGACGTGTCTAAGTTTATTTTATAATATCCATACATTGGTACAATTAAGTATCAAGTTTCGTGAATTCTTTTGAACGAAGACACATAAAAATCTGTAACTTAAGTCAACGTGGAGTTTGTTGTCTAACAATAATAATATAACAATGCATAATTAAGCTTGTGCCAAATTAAAATACTGTTTTGATAGTTTTTTTCCTTGCGTTGCTAAGTACAAAAGCATTTTCTTGTAGATATGTCATGAAAAAAGGAAACCAAACTGCATAGAACTGGAACCGGAAAAAAAAGTACTATTAGAAAAACATCCGAACATGAAAAGAAATGTAAAGAATACGGGACCATCTGACCGACGAGTACTCGGCTCTCGTTCCTGACGGACACTCATGGCTAGAAAATAAAAAGTCAGAACTTTGTCGGAGtggtttttatttatttatttatttatttattcttttttctctaTTATTTGATTATACGCATGTGGAAAGGAATCATCAAATCCAAAACAGAATCAATCGTGGGTGCGTGGATTAGCAGAAGCCTCAAAAGTAAAGAATAAAGTTCAGGATTCTAGCCACGGACGGAAAGTCAAAGATTTTGGTCATTACTCGTGTTTGTGAACAACCTAGATGGACGAGAGACAaaaactcaagatagaagtCGTACATGACTCTGGCGGCCAGgtgggacttgtttagttttagttttttttttgcaaaataaatatagtaacatttttgtttgtattcgataaatattatggactaactaggctcaaaagattcgccaagcaaattatagaaaaactgtgaaattagttatttttttatctatatttaatgctccatgcatgtgccgcgagattcgatgtgacgaagaatcttgaaaaaaattgcaaattttttagaagtaaacaatgCCTATAAACGTACCATGAGACATATTTGAATTTTAATCTTGGGTTTCGAGAAGCCTTATATTTTACATGTAAGACCACAAATGACAAAGGGCTCATATGACACGACGTGTAGATCAAACGGTCATTACAAGGGAAGAGTAAGATCACATACGACGGAGAGCTCATATAGCACAATGTATATATCGAACGATTATTATAGAGGGAGGGTGTCCTTCAAAAAATTCGCTCTTTTATAGTATAAGGATGATGATGAACTAGATCGACGGTCGTCTGTTTAGGGAAAAAACGTTATGACTTATTATTTGGTGATGAGATTGGAAACGTGATATTTGACCTTGGATCAGTATATAGCTACGGTTTCTAAGATAGGTAGACCACAGCGTCAAATATCGTACCTAAAATGACCAGTTTATCTCTCCCAACGTTGACACCTCTCTGTCCGACGAGTGTAAATAAAACGAAAAGAAATCCCAGCGTGCGCACGGCCGAACCGTCACGTTTTCAGCTCGCCGTGACGTACGAACACTCTACACTCTAGAAATGGCTCTCCTCTCCCTTTCCCCCACCAAACCCCACCATTTTCTCCAATACATGCATCCTTTTCACATGCCTCCAAAAACCCATACTACAAAACAACCGCTGGCCTCTATGTACAAAGAATGAAAATATGCTTCCATTAATTGACGCACGCACCTCGATGGATAGCTACATATATGAACTCTgccaagtattttttttttcccccAATTGTTGAGCAGGTACAAAATCGCGCATTTTGATAAAACAAACTACAAAAAGTTGATGAAATTATCTTTAGAAATGTCAAAATGTTGGCACCTAATACTAATAACGAGAGATACACATCATATGGTTCTTCTATCGTTTCATGAGGGTGACTTGCCCTCACAAAATCACTTCTTTCTCCACCATGACATAACATCGCAACTCGATCTCTTCCAAGTACAAGCTCATCATCTCAGTCTTTCATGGTggtgcttcttcttcctcctcttgtCGAGTATTTAGGctgcttcaacaatgcactgatAGCCAGATAGCCGAAGCttgtatttattaatttattatcttaattatatatttatttccATCCATATTTATCTCGCTCGTGCCCATGGAGTcctatggcggcggcggcacgcgGACGTCGGCGTCCTCGCGGCGCCCCTGCACGTCGGCGTCCCCGCGGCGCCccagcacggcggcggcggcctcccgCGCCGGCTCCGGTGCCTTCGCGTACGACGGCATGCGCGCCACGCCTCTGTCCACGTCCACGGCTAACTTCACGCGGTCCCTCCGCAAGGCGGTCTCCTTCGCCCACAACCACAAGAAGCCGCCCCCTAGCGCCGCCgacgcgccggcgccgccaccgCGGCGCGCGCTGAGCAGCAAGGAGAACAGCGCGGCGTCGACGACGGAGGCGGTGCTGATGTCGCCGCACCGGCGGTCGATGCCGGAGCCTGGAGCCGCCGCGAGCGGCCCCTGGGAGCCGACGACAAGGCGGCGGCGGAGCACCGGGACGGTGGATGAGGCGGCGGGCGCGGGTAaggggtcgtcgtcgtcgtcgggcgCGCTGCTGCGGGAGACCATGTCGCCCCGCAGGAAGGAGGAGCCGGAGAAGGACGAGGCCGCGCACCGGGCGCGCATGCTGACGGCGCGGCTGCTGCAGTGGCGGTTCGCCAACGCCCGCATGGAGAAGGCCATGGCCCGCGCCACCTCCGCCGCCGAGGTgagccatgccatgccatgccatgcggCATCATCGGCACGCAACGCAACACGATCTATGGCTTGGTTTCTGAATTCTGACGGGGCATTGTCGCGCCGGCGCGCGCGTGCGTGCATGCATGGCAGAACAAGCTGTTCTACACGTGGCTGCGCGTGGCGGAGCTGCGCAACATCCAGGCGGCGAAGCGGATCGTGgcccagcggcggcggcagaaGCTGAAGCTGGCCCGGCTGCTCCGCCCGCAGCTGCCCCTGCTGGCGTCGTGGGAGCCCCTCGCGAAGCCGCACGCCGACGCCACGGCGGACCTCGGCCGCGTCCTCTCCGCGGCCTGCACCGGCGTACCGTTGGCCGCCGGCGCGCGTGCCGATGACATGGACGCGCTCCACGAAACCATGTTCTCCTGCGTGGGCACCGTCAACGAGATCGAAGCCATCACCGATACGTTCTACGCCACGGTACGTACGTAcattacacacacacacacacgcatcATGAAAACGTTACACGGCCGGTGCGGACGACGAACTCCGGCCGTCTCGGTCGGTCGCCGTCGCCCGCGTTAATTTGGCAACCTGCGTTACGAGTCGACAGGCCGGCGCGACGAGCGGCGCGCTGGAGGAGCTGGCGCGGACGATCCAGCAGGAGATGGAGTGCCTGGAGGAAGCGACGCGTCTGTCGAGCATCGTCACCGGCTTGCAGGTGGGTGGGTGGGTGCCCGGTCGCTCTCGGGAGATGGATGGATGGCTCGCCGTAGCCCAGGCGGTGCTAaacctctggattgattgccagATACCCCACTCGGGGATCACACATTTTGCTGCTACTAGTAGCTAGAACGTGTTCTTGTCCACCAAGCAGCAAGTAGCTAGGGGGGGACGCTCGTGCTGAGCTTAGAGTTGCTTTCTGATCTTCTCTATTGTGCAGATGCAGGAGGTGAGCCTCCGGGCAAATTTGATGCAGGCAAAGCAGAGGATTGGCCTGGGGCGGGGACCGGCGGCCACACCGGCGCTCGCAACATCTGGCTGGTGTTTTTGATCGGACCAGACATGAACAGAAGAAGAGTACAACTACTCACCCACTATAAATTAAGAAAATTGATTAAGGTGCAAGACTTGTGTTCATCGTGAAGGCAGGCCACTTGATCATCCGACGTGTGCTAGCTTGGCGTATAGT contains:
- the LOC8058743 gene encoding QWRF motif-containing protein 7 — encoded protein: MESYGGGGTRTSASSRRPCTSASPRRPSTAAAASRAGSGAFAYDGMRATPLSTSTANFTRSLRKAVSFAHNHKKPPPSAADAPAPPPRRALSSKENSAASTTEAVLMSPHRRSMPEPGAAASGPWEPTTRRRRSTGTVDEAAGAGKGSSSSSGALLRETMSPRRKEEPEKDEAAHRARMLTARLLQWRFANARMEKAMARATSAAENKLFYTWLRVAELRNIQAAKRIVAQRRRQKLKLARLLRPQLPLLASWEPLAKPHADATADLGRVLSAACTGVPLAAGARADDMDALHETMFSCVGTVNEIEAITDTFYATAGATSGALEELARTIQQEMECLEEATRLSSIVTGLQMQEVSLRANLMQAKQRIGLGRGPAATPALATSGWCF